Proteins encoded within one genomic window of Prauserella marina:
- a CDS encoding glycosyltransferase — MLAFLRRHWLLLVLLAGGVTLRVITWLAYQPALLYIDTFRYIDNLEALRPTDLNPLGYTVVLKAMLGVGNLAFAAAAQHVLGLLIAIVLYLLTLRYTSRTWLAALVAAPVLLDAYQLHIEQNLMSEVWFQALLVAALWVLLSRGEPKWWRAAIAGVLLGAAVLTRTIGITMIVPFVLYLIMAGGAWRSKEGWKRIGVRAGAGLLAFAVVLVSYAGYFKSQAGIWGLTGAQGNVLYGRAAVVADCDKLPQEDKTLLLFCPEEPLGERFGVDFYTHYRYGDPSWPTTELPPDRSKQTLADQFAKRVMREQPVDFTLAVLKDFAKNFGPVKMTSLNDVPAERWHFQTTYPYYIVGENSVEMFNQTSLYFDGVTPSVNTDLATFLRNYQLHGGYLWGPALAALGLLGLLGAFGVGRARRSGLRSAAFLATSSGLILLLGSAAFEFSWRYQLPALVLMPLGGVLGLAAMLGWGKRDPAAPVRRPKLSDYPDEVDSGAVADFHRRYGEARLTPLVVVIAAFNEAKGIGAVLRDMPKECEGLPISTLVVVDGGTDDTAEIAERNGAYVCVAPRNRGQGGALRLGYHLAAERGARYVVTTDADGQYVNEEMPMLIKPLLAGEADFVTGSRRMGTEEHDSKVRWLGVRVFAVLASILTMRKITDTSFGFRGMHAQLAASVTLREPQYQSSELLLGVLARGARVLEVPMSMHLRNNGKSKKGGSIRYGANYARVMTWTWLREYVFGGARRHPMTPRASFEQQEQRRSPEKTGVS, encoded by the coding sequence GTGCTCGCATTCCTCCGTCGCCATTGGTTACTGCTCGTGCTGCTGGCGGGCGGGGTGACCCTGCGCGTCATCACGTGGCTGGCCTACCAGCCCGCGCTGCTCTACATCGACACCTTCCGCTACATCGACAACCTCGAAGCACTACGGCCGACCGACCTGAATCCGCTCGGGTACACGGTGGTGCTCAAGGCGATGCTCGGCGTCGGCAACCTCGCCTTCGCCGCGGCCGCCCAGCACGTGCTCGGCCTGTTGATCGCGATCGTGCTCTATTTGCTCACCCTGCGGTACACGTCGAGGACGTGGCTGGCGGCGCTCGTCGCCGCGCCCGTTCTGCTCGACGCCTACCAGTTGCACATCGAGCAGAACCTGATGTCGGAGGTGTGGTTCCAGGCGCTGCTGGTCGCCGCGCTGTGGGTGCTGCTGTCGCGAGGCGAGCCCAAATGGTGGCGAGCCGCGATCGCCGGTGTGCTGCTTGGCGCGGCGGTGCTGACTCGCACGATCGGCATCACGATGATCGTGCCGTTCGTGCTGTACCTGATCATGGCGGGCGGAGCGTGGCGGTCGAAGGAAGGCTGGAAACGCATCGGGGTGCGAGCGGGAGCGGGCTTGCTGGCCTTCGCCGTCGTCCTGGTTTCCTATGCCGGGTACTTCAAGTCGCAGGCAGGCATCTGGGGACTGACGGGCGCGCAGGGCAACGTGCTGTACGGAAGGGCCGCCGTCGTCGCGGACTGCGACAAGTTGCCGCAGGAGGACAAGACGCTGTTGCTGTTCTGCCCCGAAGAACCGCTCGGCGAGCGCTTCGGCGTCGACTTCTACACCCACTACCGATACGGCGACCCCTCGTGGCCCACGACCGAGCTGCCACCTGATCGCTCGAAACAGACGCTCGCCGACCAGTTCGCCAAGCGGGTCATGAGGGAACAGCCCGTCGACTTCACGCTGGCGGTACTCAAGGACTTCGCGAAGAACTTCGGCCCGGTCAAGATGACCTCGCTCAACGACGTTCCGGCCGAGCGGTGGCACTTCCAGACCACCTATCCGTACTACATCGTCGGAGAGAACAGCGTGGAGATGTTCAACCAGACCTCGCTGTACTTCGACGGGGTCACCCCGAGCGTGAACACCGACCTCGCGACGTTCCTGCGCAACTACCAGTTGCACGGCGGGTACCTGTGGGGTCCGGCGCTCGCCGCGCTCGGACTGCTCGGCTTGCTCGGCGCGTTCGGCGTTGGAAGGGCGAGAAGGTCCGGTCTGCGTTCGGCGGCCTTCCTGGCGACGTCGAGCGGGTTGATCCTGCTGCTCGGTTCGGCTGCCTTCGAGTTCTCGTGGCGCTACCAGTTGCCCGCGCTCGTGCTGATGCCGCTTGGTGGAGTACTCGGGCTCGCGGCCATGCTCGGCTGGGGCAAGCGCGATCCGGCTGCCCCGGTGCGGCGGCCGAAGCTCAGCGACTACCCCGACGAGGTCGACAGCGGCGCGGTCGCCGACTTCCACAGGAGGTACGGCGAGGCGAGGCTGACGCCGCTCGTGGTGGTCATCGCGGCATTCAACGAGGCGAAGGGCATTGGCGCCGTGCTGCGCGACATGCCGAAGGAGTGCGAGGGACTTCCGATCTCCACGCTGGTCGTGGTCGACGGGGGCACCGACGACACAGCCGAGATCGCCGAGCGCAACGGTGCCTACGTGTGCGTCGCTCCCCGAAACAGGGGACAGGGCGGTGCGCTGCGGCTCGGCTACCACCTCGCGGCGGAGCGTGGTGCCCGGTACGTCGTCACCACCGACGCGGACGGGCAGTACGTCAACGAGGAAATGCCCATGCTGATCAAGCCGCTGCTCGCGGGCGAAGCCGATTTCGTGACCGGATCTCGCCGGATGGGCACGGAAGAGCACGACAGCAAAGTGCGCTGGCTCGGTGTTCGCGTTTTCGCCGTTCTTGCCTCAATTCTGACAATGCGGAAGATAACGGACACTTCGTTCGGTTTTCGCGGGATGCACGCACAATTGGCTGCCTCGGTGACTTTGCGTGAACCGCAGTACCAGTCGTCGGAATTGCTACTCGGCGTGCTCGCGCGTGGCGCCAGGGTGCTCGAAGTGCCGATGAGCATGCATTTGCGCAACAACGGCAAGAGCAAGAAGGGCGGCAGCATCAGGTACGGCGCCAACTACGCGAGGGTGATGACCTGGACCTGGTTGCGCGAGTACGTGTTCGGTGGCGCCAGGAGGCACCCCATGACCCCTCGGGCGTCCTTCGAGCAGCAGGAACAGCGTCGCTCTCCGGAGAAGACCGGCGTCAGCTGA
- a CDS encoding NAD-dependent epimerase/dehydratase family protein, translated as MATSIASDVCNVVVTGGSGFIGRAVVSAFRERGANVTVVDREPPSDPRPDVVFVQGDLADPEVRERAILPGTDGIIHLAAITSVLRSVEMPAKTYSENVAITHELLELARMHGVGRFILASTNAVVGDVGTRTITEDLALQPLTPYGATKAACEMLLSGYAGAYGITTCALRFTNVYGPGMSHKDSFVPRLMRAALTESGVKVYGDGEQRRDLVYLTDVVNGILAAWDSRHTGRAIVGAGRSVSVLDLIDTVREVTGCPIPVEHVPAPGGEMPAVVVDISRSAETIGYIPAFDLAAGLSETWQYFLDHDRQKVL; from the coding sequence ATGGCTACGTCGATCGCCTCAGACGTCTGTAATGTCGTGGTTACCGGGGGTAGCGGGTTCATCGGGAGAGCTGTCGTCAGTGCATTTCGCGAGCGAGGTGCCAACGTCACCGTCGTAGACCGCGAACCGCCGAGCGACCCACGGCCCGATGTCGTCTTCGTGCAAGGCGACCTCGCCGATCCCGAGGTCAGGGAACGCGCGATCCTGCCGGGAACCGACGGGATCATCCACCTCGCCGCGATCACCTCGGTGCTTCGTTCCGTCGAGATGCCTGCCAAGACCTACTCGGAAAACGTCGCCATCACCCACGAGTTGCTCGAACTCGCCAGGATGCACGGCGTCGGCAGGTTCATCCTCGCCTCGACCAACGCCGTCGTCGGCGACGTCGGCACCCGCACGATCACGGAGGATCTGGCGCTCCAGCCGCTGACGCCCTACGGGGCGACGAAGGCGGCCTGCGAGATGCTGCTCTCCGGCTACGCGGGCGCCTACGGGATAACCACCTGTGCGCTGCGTTTCACCAACGTGTACGGGCCTGGCATGTCCCACAAGGACAGTTTCGTGCCGAGGTTGATGCGCGCCGCGCTCACCGAGTCCGGCGTCAAGGTGTACGGCGACGGCGAGCAGCGCAGAGACCTCGTCTACCTCACCGACGTGGTGAACGGCATCCTCGCCGCGTGGGACTCGCGGCACACCGGAAGGGCCATCGTCGGCGCGGGGCGCTCGGTCTCGGTGCTCGACCTGATCGACACCGTTCGCGAGGTCACCGGATGCCCCATCCCGGTGGAGCACGTTCCCGCTCCAGGGGGTGAGATGCCCGCCGTGGTCGTCGACATCTCCCGCAGTGCCGAGACGATCGGCTACATTCCCGCTTTCGACCTCGCCGCCGGGCTCTCCGAGACCTGGCAGTACTTCCTCGACCACGACAGGCAGAAAGTGCTCTAG
- a CDS encoding MmcQ/YjbR family DNA-binding protein gives MVDVTNDAENALPRLRELCLALPEVTERLSHGEPTWFAGEKKTFVMYADHHHDDRVAFWCAAPPGTQEALIGEAPLKYFRPPYVGHRGWLGVWLDRVVDWEEIAEIVTDAYRVVAPKRLLRDLEG, from the coding sequence ATGGTGGACGTGACGAATGATGCCGAAAACGCGCTGCCGAGATTGCGCGAGCTGTGCCTGGCGTTGCCCGAAGTGACCGAGCGGCTCAGTCACGGCGAGCCGACCTGGTTCGCGGGCGAAAAAAAGACGTTTGTCATGTATGCCGATCATCATCACGACGATCGCGTCGCATTCTGGTGCGCCGCGCCACCGGGAACCCAGGAAGCGTTGATCGGCGAGGCTCCCCTGAAATACTTCCGGCCGCCTTACGTCGGTCACCGCGGTTGGCTTGGGGTATGGCTCGATCGGGTGGTCGACTGGGAGGAAATCGCGGAGATCGTCACCGACGCGTATCGCGTGGTGGCACCAAAACGATTGCTTCGTGACCTGGAAGGGTGA
- a CDS encoding DUF2537 domain-containing protein: MRLLIKDERVVLVGGENGTEADPHGLALAPDLAEALHEWAKVASAVRRTGSGQGSEVVSQRGKQLAGRVALAMGVPVEYRDPFTGEAHVVAPPEEQERRYSAERLVGSRAAIDEKTPWGTGLTVAGFLAVFVAVAMLALANALATETTDWVAVGAGVVVTGGLAPSLWLGRAVPIVRWIVLGAAAGVVAAWIGLLVIAFR; this comes from the coding sequence GTGCGACTGTTGATCAAGGACGAGCGGGTGGTGCTCGTCGGTGGCGAGAACGGCACGGAAGCCGATCCGCACGGCCTCGCGCTCGCGCCCGACCTCGCCGAGGCGTTGCACGAATGGGCGAAGGTCGCGTCCGCGGTACGGCGAACCGGTAGCGGTCAGGGCTCGGAAGTCGTTTCGCAGCGCGGAAAACAGCTCGCGGGAAGGGTGGCCCTCGCGATGGGTGTCCCCGTCGAATACCGCGATCCCTTCACCGGCGAAGCGCACGTCGTGGCGCCCCCGGAGGAGCAGGAACGGCGCTATTCCGCCGAGCGGCTCGTCGGTTCGCGGGCGGCCATCGACGAGAAGACGCCGTGGGGAACGGGGCTCACCGTCGCCGGTTTCCTCGCCGTGTTCGTCGCGGTCGCGATGCTCGCGCTGGCCAACGCGCTCGCGACGGAGACCACCGACTGGGTCGCCGTCGGTGCGGGAGTCGTCGTCACGGGGGGCCTCGCGCCTTCGCTGTGGCTTGGCAGGGCTGTTCCGATCGTGCGCTGGATCGTTCTCGGAGCCGCCGCCGGTGTCGTCGCCGCCTGGATCGGACTGCTCGTCATCGCCTTCCGGTGA
- a CDS encoding TrmH family RNA methyltransferase translates to MALLIYTDDAADERLDDFRELTTADRRPDRPGGRGFVIAEGTVVVRRLLTSRYRVRSLLGTERRLAELAPELAAVDVPAYVAPAEVMAKVIGFHLNRGVLAVADRVPRPSAEEVVEDARLLAVLEGVGDHENLGAMFRNAAALGVDGVLLGPGCADPLYRRSVRVSMGNVLRVPFASVPEWPSWLNRLRDKGFRVAALTPRADAIDLRALPGEVGPRIAVLVGSEGHGLTEEAIASADLAVRIPMSSGVDSLNVATAAAVAFYELAGRAGSSEAGGEARQVMGRG, encoded by the coding sequence GTGGCCCTGTTGATCTACACCGATGACGCGGCCGACGAGCGGCTCGACGACTTCCGGGAACTCACGACAGCCGACCGCAGGCCGGACCGGCCCGGCGGAAGGGGTTTCGTGATCGCGGAGGGAACGGTCGTCGTTCGCCGGCTGCTGACGTCGCGCTACCGCGTCCGTTCGCTGCTGGGCACGGAGCGCAGGCTGGCCGAACTCGCTCCCGAGCTCGCGGCTGTCGACGTTCCGGCCTACGTGGCGCCTGCCGAGGTCATGGCGAAGGTCATCGGGTTTCACCTCAACCGGGGGGTGCTCGCCGTCGCCGACCGGGTGCCGCGGCCCTCGGCCGAGGAGGTCGTGGAAGACGCCCGGTTGCTTGCCGTGCTGGAAGGGGTCGGGGACCACGAGAACCTCGGCGCGATGTTCCGCAACGCCGCCGCGCTCGGGGTCGACGGCGTTTTGCTCGGCCCTGGCTGCGCCGATCCGCTCTACCGGCGCAGTGTCAGGGTGTCGATGGGCAATGTGCTGCGGGTGCCCTTCGCTTCCGTGCCCGAGTGGCCCTCGTGGTTGAACCGGTTGCGCGACAAGGGGTTCCGGGTCGCCGCGTTGACGCCCAGAGCTGACGCGATCGACCTGCGTGCGCTGCCAGGCGAGGTAGGGCCGCGCATCGCGGTGCTCGTCGGTTCCGAGGGGCACGGGCTCACCGAAGAGGCCATCGCCTCGGCCGACCTCGCCGTGCGTATTCCGATGTCGAGTGGTGTCGACTCGCTCAACGTCGCGACGGCGGCCGCCGTCGCGTTCTACGAACTCGCGGGCCGTGCTGGTTCCTCGGAAGCCGGAGGCGAAGCGCGGCAGGTCATGGGGCGTGGTTGA
- a CDS encoding glutamate-cysteine ligase family protein, producing MGKDVSPDFFNPRDRGRYRRKVQRCLDTLARMLSDGSFSFPRKHIGLEVELNLVDPGMRPSMSNTAVLDALDDPSFTTELSQHNVELNVPPRPLDGDSALALEEDLNDYLGRAADKAEEAGAVLAVVGILPTLSHEHFDQKWLTNNARYSLLNDQILAARGEQPLLSIEGTAISGHEQERLHSYAESILPEAACTSVQLHLQVSPEEFAPHWNAAQCLAGVQVAIGANSPFLLGKALWHETRIPLFLQSTDTRPEELKNQGVRPRVWFGERWITSIFDLFEENVRYFPGLLPETDPEEPMEALEAGRVPNLAELRLHNGTVWRWNRPVYDVVDGKPHLRVENRVLPAGPTVLDMMANAAFFYGAQRALAEQERPLWSQMSFQAAEENLYAGARGGFDAQLYWPGAGWIPPDELVLRVLLPLAHEGLRDSDVSSTAADRYLGVIENRCIRRRTGSTWQRDAVARAEARGLDRDSALASMLARYLELAKAGDPVHEWPVA from the coding sequence ATGGGTAAGGACGTGTCACCGGACTTCTTCAATCCACGGGACAGGGGGCGATACCGCAGGAAGGTCCAGCGCTGCCTCGACACGCTCGCGAGGATGCTCTCCGATGGCAGTTTCTCCTTCCCCCGCAAGCACATCGGCCTTGAGGTCGAGCTCAACCTCGTCGATCCGGGCATGCGTCCTTCCATGTCGAACACCGCCGTTCTCGATGCCCTCGACGATCCCTCCTTCACCACCGAGCTGTCCCAGCACAACGTCGAACTGAACGTTCCACCCCGCCCTCTCGACGGTGATTCCGCCCTCGCGCTGGAAGAAGACCTCAACGACTACCTCGGCAGGGCGGCAGACAAAGCGGAGGAGGCCGGTGCCGTACTCGCCGTCGTCGGCATCCTCCCGACGCTGAGCCACGAGCACTTCGACCAGAAATGGCTGACGAACAACGCCCGTTACTCGTTGCTCAACGACCAGATCCTCGCCGCGCGAGGCGAGCAGCCACTGCTTTCCATCGAGGGCACCGCCATATCGGGACACGAGCAGGAGCGGCTGCACAGCTACGCCGAGTCGATCCTCCCCGAGGCCGCGTGCACGTCGGTACAACTCCACTTGCAGGTGAGCCCGGAGGAATTCGCGCCGCACTGGAACGCGGCGCAGTGCCTGGCAGGCGTTCAGGTGGCGATCGGAGCCAACTCGCCCTTCCTGCTCGGCAAGGCGTTGTGGCACGAGACGCGGATCCCGCTGTTCTTGCAGTCGACCGACACCAGGCCGGAAGAGCTGAAAAACCAGGGCGTGCGGCCGAGGGTCTGGTTCGGCGAACGCTGGATCACCTCGATCTTCGACCTTTTCGAGGAGAACGTCCGTTATTTCCCCGGTCTGCTGCCGGAAACCGATCCCGAGGAGCCGATGGAGGCCCTCGAAGCGGGCAGGGTGCCGAACCTCGCCGAACTCCGGCTTCACAACGGAACCGTGTGGCGATGGAACCGGCCCGTTTACGACGTCGTGGACGGCAAGCCCCACCTCCGCGTCGAGAACAGGGTGCTGCCTGCCGGACCCACCGTGCTGGACATGATGGCCAACGCCGCGTTCTTCTACGGCGCGCAGCGGGCACTCGCCGAACAGGAACGCCCGCTGTGGTCGCAGATGTCGTTCCAGGCCGCCGAGGAGAACCTTTACGCGGGAGCACGAGGCGGCTTCGACGCCCAGCTCTACTGGCCTGGCGCGGGCTGGATCCCGCCCGACGAACTCGTGTTGCGGGTGCTGCTCCCGCTGGCCCACGAAGGTCTGCGCGATTCGGACGTGTCGAGCACGGCGGCCGACCGCTATCTCGGGGTCATCGAGAACCGGTGCATCCGGCGGCGAACGGGAAGCACGTGGCAGCGGGACGCCGTCGCGCGTGCCGAGGCTCGCGGCCTCGACCGCGACAGCGCGCTCGCGAGCATGCTGGCGCGCTACCTTGAGCTGGCGAAAGCGGGTGATCCGGTCCACGAGTGGCCGGTAGCCTGA
- a CDS encoding TetR/AcrR family transcriptional regulator translates to MPKIIGGSLPEHREHVRARVFDALRGQLYERGFDAVTLASVAAEAELGRTAIYNHFRDKEELLVAFVEHEAARYVALLGAAVDAVDDPVEKLATFAKLQLRTLAEYHLPPGGALASALAPSAYRRIAAHADPIVEKLRAILARGVAEGRFADHDPDIVIPMVTAALGARQVVDVPAEQLDTAISVAVGFILRAVGVKTRDDQV, encoded by the coding sequence ATGCCCAAGATCATCGGCGGCTCACTGCCGGAACATCGCGAGCACGTGCGCGCCAGGGTTTTCGACGCACTGCGCGGGCAACTCTACGAGCGCGGGTTCGACGCCGTCACGCTCGCGAGCGTCGCGGCCGAGGCCGAACTCGGCAGGACGGCGATCTACAACCACTTCCGCGACAAAGAGGAGTTGCTCGTCGCCTTCGTCGAGCACGAGGCGGCCCGGTACGTCGCGCTGCTCGGCGCGGCCGTCGACGCGGTCGACGATCCCGTCGAGAAACTTGCGACGTTCGCGAAGCTCCAACTGCGCACGCTCGCCGAGTACCACCTGCCACCGGGCGGGGCGCTGGCTTCGGCGCTCGCGCCCTCGGCCTACCGCAGGATCGCGGCGCACGCCGACCCCATCGTCGAGAAGCTGAGGGCGATCCTCGCGCGGGGTGTGGCCGAGGGCAGGTTCGCCGACCACGACCCCGACATCGTCATCCCGATGGTCACCGCGGCACTCGGCGCGAGGCAGGTCGTCGACGTGCCTGCCGAGCAACTGGACACCGCCATCTCGGTCGCGGTGGGTTTCATCCTTCGCGCGGTCGGCGTAAAAACCCGCGACGATCAGGTTTGA
- a CDS encoding heme oxygenase (biliverdin-producing) yields the protein MTEQPFSRTLRESTQQVHERAHHSAYMDALLDGSLTLAGYARLAAQYYFIYGALEKASDAMAGDPVGGPFVIDELRRMPALIADLEHLLGPGWESAITPVPATERYVRRLDEVASTWPGGYVAHHYTRYLGDLAGGQVVGSLLHRKHGIRDAGARFYDFSAVGNPSAFRKRYRQLLDTAPWGAAQRSAIVDETLTAFELNIAVLADLADDIEQHVAA from the coding sequence ATGACCGAGCAGCCGTTCTCGCGGACACTGCGTGAATCCACTCAACAGGTGCACGAGCGCGCGCACCACTCGGCGTACATGGACGCACTACTCGACGGTTCCCTCACCCTCGCCGGATACGCGAGGCTCGCCGCGCAGTACTACTTCATCTACGGAGCGCTGGAAAAGGCGAGCGACGCCATGGCGGGCGACCCCGTCGGCGGCCCTTTCGTCATCGACGAACTACGCAGGATGCCCGCGCTGATCGCCGATCTCGAACACCTGCTCGGCCCCGGCTGGGAAAGCGCGATCACACCCGTTCCGGCGACCGAGCGCTACGTGCGACGCCTTGACGAGGTCGCCTCCACCTGGCCTGGCGGCTACGTCGCCCACCACTACACCCGCTATCTCGGCGACCTCGCGGGAGGACAGGTCGTCGGCTCGTTGTTGCACCGCAAACACGGCATCAGGGACGCGGGCGCGCGCTTCTACGACTTCTCGGCCGTCGGCAACCCCTCCGCGTTCCGCAAGCGGTACCGGCAACTGCTCGACACGGCTCCGTGGGGCGCGGCACAGCGGAGCGCGATCGTCGACGAGACCCTTACCGCGTTCGAACTCAACATCGCGGTGCTCGCCGATCTCGCCGACGACATCGAGCAACACGTCGCCGCATAA
- a CDS encoding GNAT family N-acetyltransferase has product MTNFLETGRLILRAFTAADVDHLLALDNDPEVTRFINGGRPTSREAIETRTLPRLLHDYPCWGTRGYWAAQEKITGTFLGWFEFRPLEERDPAVVELGYRLNQAAWGRGYATEGSLALIHKGFTDLDVERVTANTMAVNARSRRVMEKSGLFLVRNFTGDWPEAIEGSEHGEVEYQLTRAEWERSRCDCGCDHRPLTSS; this is encoded by the coding sequence ATGACCAACTTCCTGGAGACCGGCCGGTTGATCCTGCGCGCGTTCACAGCGGCCGATGTCGACCATCTGCTCGCCCTGGACAACGACCCCGAGGTCACGCGCTTCATCAACGGTGGTCGTCCCACCAGCCGCGAGGCGATCGAGACGCGCACCCTGCCTCGGCTCCTTCACGACTACCCGTGCTGGGGGACCCGTGGATACTGGGCCGCGCAGGAGAAGATCACCGGCACCTTCCTGGGGTGGTTCGAGTTCCGGCCGCTGGAGGAGCGCGACCCCGCCGTGGTCGAACTCGGCTATCGGCTGAACCAGGCGGCATGGGGACGTGGCTACGCCACCGAAGGCTCCCTGGCCCTGATCCACAAGGGGTTCACGGATCTGGACGTCGAGCGAGTCACGGCGAACACCATGGCCGTCAACGCCCGGTCCCGTCGGGTCATGGAGAAGTCGGGCCTGTTTCTCGTCCGGAACTTCACGGGTGACTGGCCGGAGGCGATCGAGGGCTCCGAGCACGGTGAGGTCGAGTACCAACTCACCCGGGCCGAGTGGGAACGGTCTCGGTGTGACTGTGGTTGTGATCACCGCCCCTTGACCTCCAGTTAG
- a CDS encoding superoxide dismutase has translation MPTYELPALDYDYGALEPYISGEINELHHSKHHQTYVNGANQTLEKLAAARDANDFGSIVGLETTLAFNLAGHANHVVWWKILSPSGGDKPTGELAAAIDEAFGSFDKFKAQFTAVCTTIQGNGWGALSWDPIGKTLITQQLRDHHNNLILPTVPILLVDVWEHAFYLQYKNVKPDYVNALWNVFDWAEIGKRFEDAKAGRNGLLLP, from the coding sequence ATGCCCACGTACGAGCTTCCTGCTCTCGACTACGACTACGGTGCCCTCGAACCGTACATCTCGGGTGAGATCAACGAACTGCATCACTCGAAGCACCACCAGACGTACGTGAACGGCGCGAACCAGACGCTGGAGAAGCTCGCTGCCGCGCGTGACGCCAACGACTTCGGTTCGATCGTCGGCCTTGAGACGACGCTCGCGTTCAACCTGGCCGGCCACGCCAACCACGTCGTGTGGTGGAAGATCCTCTCGCCGAGCGGTGGTGACAAGCCGACCGGTGAGCTGGCGGCAGCCATCGACGAGGCGTTCGGTTCCTTCGACAAGTTCAAGGCTCAGTTCACCGCGGTCTGCACCACGATTCAGGGCAACGGCTGGGGCGCGCTGTCCTGGGACCCGATCGGCAAGACGCTGATCACCCAGCAGCTTCGCGACCACCACAACAACCTGATCCTGCCGACGGTCCCGATCCTGCTCGTCGACGTCTGGGAGCACGCGTTCTACCTGCAGTACAAGAACGTGAAGCCGGACTACGTCAACGCGCTGTGGAACGTGTTCGACTGGGCGGAGATCGGCAAGCGGTTCGAGGACGCCAAGGCGGGCCGCAACGGTCTGCTGCTTCCCTGA
- a CDS encoding MFS transporter — protein MSITGSDATIPSTDTATHDPPGTPGKQRKSGMFASLRVRNYRLFFSGQVISNIGTWIQRIAQDWLVFELSGRDAVALGIAVALQFAPTLLLSLWAGVLADRVDKRKLLIAIQSGMCAQAVVLGVLNVAGVVELWHVYVLCVVFGCLSALEVPTRQAFVAEMVGKDHVPNAVALNSSVFNMARIVGPAIAGFAIVAIGTGWLFLANAVSTLAVIAGLAMMDSAKLFRGPAVRRAKGQLMEGLRYVRGRSDLMTVMVLVFFVSTFGITFFVSLAIVAANVFGTEADGYGMLSTLLAVGTFTGALASARRGSRKAPRVRLLFLSAFALGIIEVVAAFMPSYLAFGIALVPLGIATITFLNTANSLVQTSVSPEMRGRVMGLYVLVLMGGNPIGGPMTGWMAETFGGRSPFYIGGAVAALAVVVCGFVLYRARRTPLRDSLRLG, from the coding sequence GTGAGTATCACGGGTAGCGACGCGACCATCCCCTCCACGGACACCGCTACCCACGATCCACCCGGGACACCGGGAAAGCAGCGCAAGAGCGGCATGTTCGCGTCGCTGCGCGTGCGTAACTACCGGCTTTTCTTCTCCGGCCAGGTGATCTCGAACATCGGCACCTGGATACAGCGCATCGCGCAGGACTGGCTCGTGTTCGAGCTGAGCGGCCGCGACGCGGTCGCGCTCGGCATCGCCGTCGCGCTCCAGTTCGCGCCGACCCTGTTGCTGTCGTTGTGGGCGGGCGTGCTCGCCGACAGGGTCGACAAGCGCAAGCTGCTCATCGCCATCCAGTCGGGTATGTGCGCGCAGGCTGTGGTGCTCGGCGTACTCAACGTGGCTGGCGTCGTCGAGCTGTGGCACGTGTACGTGCTGTGCGTCGTGTTCGGGTGCCTTTCCGCGCTGGAGGTACCGACGAGGCAGGCGTTCGTCGCCGAGATGGTCGGCAAGGATCACGTGCCCAACGCCGTCGCGCTCAACTCGTCGGTCTTCAACATGGCGAGGATCGTCGGCCCTGCCATCGCGGGCTTCGCCATCGTCGCCATCGGGACCGGCTGGCTGTTCCTCGCCAACGCGGTGAGCACGCTGGCCGTGATCGCGGGGCTGGCCATGATGGACTCGGCGAAGCTGTTCAGGGGCCCTGCGGTGAGGAGGGCGAAGGGGCAACTCATGGAGGGGCTGCGGTACGTGCGCGGCCGCTCCGACCTGATGACCGTCATGGTGCTGGTGTTCTTCGTGAGCACCTTCGGGATCACCTTCTTCGTCTCGCTCGCCATCGTCGCGGCCAACGTGTTCGGCACCGAGGCCGACGGCTACGGCATGCTGTCGACGCTGCTCGCGGTCGGCACGTTCACCGGTGCGCTCGCCTCGGCGCGGAGGGGTAGTCGCAAGGCCCCGAGGGTGCGGTTGCTCTTCCTGTCCGCGTTCGCGCTGGGGATCATCGAGGTCGTCGCCGCGTTCATGCCGAGCTACCTGGCTTTCGGTATCGCGCTCGTGCCGCTCGGCATCGCGACGATCACCTTCCTCAACACCGCGAACTCGCTGGTGCAGACGTCAGTGAGCCCGGAGATGCGAGGCAGGGTCATGGGCCTCTACGTCCTGGTGCTGATGGGTGGAAATCCCATCGGCGGACCGATGACGGGCTGGATGGCCGAGACGTTCGGCGGGAGGTCGCCGTTCTACATCGGCGGCGCGGTCGCCGCGCTCGCCGTGGTGGTCTGCGGCTTCGTGCTCTACCGTGCGCGACGAACCCCCTTGCGCGATTCGCTGAGGTTAGGCTAA